A single region of the Candidatus Marsarchaeota archaeon genome encodes:
- a CDS encoding sodium:solute symporter: MLSAIGIGVFIALFIVFIAIGILGKRFRKGDLTKIEEWSLGGRNMGTALVWFLVGADLFTAYTFIAVPSSMFAKGSIFYFAVPYVSITFAIAMLTMPRLWRYSKKRGYITAADFVKDKFNSRTLAVIIAITGIVAELPYIALQVVGIQAVLTSMLLGISNVALISSAAIVIAFIALAGFTFIAGLRGVTLTAIFKDALIFITVIAVILAVTFSIGGFGKAFNGLSANYVTLPKAFSSDYISLFLMSAFALYLYPHAINGSLSAKDDKKLRRSQSLLPIYALGLAFIVLFGILVYAVPGAMAVLKTIPASSRGVLVVPTLIASTMPAWFTGFAFLGIFIGGLVPAALMAIAVANLLTRNIIKEFKPKLAGKIETTTTKWIAVIFEFIALGFVFVVPATYSIQLQLLGGIIILQTLPAVFIALFTNKLNKYAVGLGWAAGIISGIYLVELVNNFGLLSNSSIKAGPFGLLFIGAIALAINLVIVAIGSAASPGKASKEFIAATKGL; this comes from the coding sequence ATGCTTAGCGCTATTGGCATTGGAGTTTTCATTGCGTTGTTCATAGTGTTCATCGCAATAGGCATTCTTGGCAAGCGCTTCAGGAAAGGCGACCTTACAAAGATTGAAGAATGGTCGCTTGGAGGAAGGAACATGGGGACTGCTTTGGTGTGGTTCCTTGTAGGCGCCGACCTTTTCACAGCTTATACGTTTATTGCTGTGCCTTCAAGCATGTTTGCAAAAGGCTCCATATTCTATTTTGCAGTGCCATACGTTTCAATAACCTTTGCTATAGCTATGCTTACAATGCCGAGGCTGTGGAGATATTCTAAAAAAAGGGGTTATATAACTGCTGCAGACTTCGTGAAAGACAAGTTCAACAGCAGGACCCTTGCAGTAATAATAGCGATTACTGGCATTGTTGCTGAACTGCCTTACATTGCGCTGCAGGTTGTCGGCATACAGGCTGTGCTTACTTCCATGCTGCTGGGAATAAGCAACGTGGCTTTGATAAGCAGTGCTGCGATAGTCATTGCATTCATAGCCCTCGCAGGCTTTACATTCATAGCTGGCCTCAGGGGTGTGACGCTTACTGCCATATTCAAGGATGCGCTCATATTCATAACGGTCATAGCCGTAATACTTGCAGTCACTTTCTCAATAGGCGGCTTTGGAAAGGCTTTTAACGGGCTTTCCGCAAATTACGTGACGCTGCCAAAGGCGTTTTCCAGCGATTACATAAGTTTGTTCCTGATGAGCGCATTTGCTCTATATCTTTACCCGCATGCCATAAACGGCAGCCTGAGCGCCAAGGACGACAAGAAGCTAAGAAGGAGCCAGTCCCTGCTGCCGATTTACGCGCTAGGGCTTGCATTCATAGTGCTTTTCGGAATCCTCGTATATGCAGTGCCAGGGGCAATGGCAGTGCTTAAGACAATACCTGCATCTTCAAGAGGCGTTCTGGTAGTGCCTACGCTAATAGCGTCAACAATGCCAGCATGGTTTACCGGCTTCGCATTCCTTGGCATTTTCATAGGCGGGTTGGTGCCTGCGGCGCTGATGGCCATTGCCGTAGCAAACCTGCTTACGAGGAACATAATCAAGGAGTTCAAGCCAAAGCTGGCAGGCAAGATAGAAACAACAACGACAAAGTGGATAGCCGTGATCTTCGAGTTCATAGCCCTTGGATTCGTGTTTGTTGTTCCTGCTACTTATTCGATACAGCTTCAGCTTCTCGGTGGCATAATAATACTCCAGACGCTGCCTGCAGTATTCATAGCGCTATTCACGAATAAGCTAAACAAGTATGCAGTAGGTCTGGGCTGGGCTGCAGGAATAATTTCTGGCATATACCTTGTAGAGTTGGTAAATAATTTTGGGCTCCTGTCAAACTCTTCAATAAAGGCAGGCCCCTTCGGCCTTTTATTTATAGGAGCTATAGCGCTTGCAATAAACTTGGTAATAGTAGCGATAGGCAGCGCTGCTTCGCCGGGAAAGGCCTCCAAGGAGTTTATTGCAGCCACTAAAGGATTATAG
- a CDS encoding MFS transporter, producing the protein MESKRIAKPKPFSVYPGALAGWVLDAFDLSMMFLLVPVLAGIFFPANFGLAIIGTWSIYTTTFIFRPVGGAIFGRVGDRIGRKRAMVITLAGLGAIIFLTGFLPTYAAIGIAAPLLLFLFRIITGIFAGGEYGNSATIMMETVKNNKRGLWGAAIQSGYPIGYTLAAIVFLLLHYAFPGTAFAVTGWRWMFWIGIIPVIIGLILRYYMPESAMWSELSQKRKVARAPLSALFKNSKTTMGVVTGILAMTGIAWVYGLTLGFYPTILSVGNFMTFPSYIYVVIIAILLSLIGYFAAGYFSDFIGRRNVMIIYSIIGIILAVPLTYLIITHSLGFYGALLFASALAFITTGVYGVMPSFLAEKFPTQVRSSGTGIGFNGGFILGNWSTVFLLLIVGFAAASFFEWWGVFVVIGELFILASALLSKETKGTDLKSIS; encoded by the coding sequence ATGGAATCTAAAAGAATTGCCAAACCAAAGCCATTTTCGGTTTATCCCGGTGCATTGGCTGGATGGGTGCTTGATGCTTTTGACCTGAGCATGATGTTCCTTCTCGTCCCGGTGTTAGCAGGCATATTTTTCCCGGCAAATTTTGGATTAGCAATAATAGGCACCTGGAGCATTTACACCACCACATTCATATTTAGGCCTGTTGGCGGAGCCATATTCGGAAGGGTGGGTGACAGGATAGGAAGGAAGCGCGCTATGGTGATTACGCTTGCAGGCCTTGGAGCCATAATATTCCTTACCGGATTCCTGCCGACTTATGCTGCCATAGGCATAGCAGCGCCTTTGCTGCTTTTTCTATTTAGAATAATAACAGGCATATTTGCAGGAGGTGAGTATGGAAACAGCGCTACAATAATGATGGAGACTGTAAAAAACAATAAAAGGGGCTTGTGGGGAGCGGCCATACAAAGCGGCTATCCCATAGGTTATACGCTTGCTGCAATAGTTTTCTTGCTGCTTCATTATGCTTTCCCAGGCACTGCATTTGCGGTCACCGGATGGCGCTGGATGTTCTGGATAGGCATAATACCGGTCATAATAGGCTTGATATTGAGGTACTACATGCCTGAATCTGCAATGTGGTCCGAACTTAGCCAAAAGAGGAAAGTCGCAAGGGCGCCGTTGTCTGCCTTGTTCAAGAACAGCAAAACTACAATGGGAGTTGTAACCGGCATACTGGCCATGACTGGAATTGCCTGGGTGTACGGGCTTACATTGGGCTTTTACCCGACAATTCTTTCAGTAGGCAACTTCATGACATTCCCATCCTACATATACGTAGTCATAATAGCAATATTGCTTTCGCTCATCGGCTATTTCGCGGCAGGCTACTTCAGTGATTTTATAGGGAGAAGGAACGTAATGATAATATACTCCATAATAGGCATAATACTGGCAGTACCTCTGACGTACCTTATAATTACACATTCCCTTGGCTTTTACGGAGCCCTGCTGTTCGCCAGCGCACTTGCATTCATAACAACAGGCGTGTATGGGGTAATGCCTTCGTTCCTGGCTGAGAAATTCCCAACGCAAGTCAGAAGCTCAGGAACCGGAATTGGCTTCAACGGCGGCTTCATACTTGGAAATTGGAGCACTGTGTTCCTGCTTCTCATAGTGGGGTTCGCTGCTGCAAGCTTCTTTGAGTGGTGGGGCGTGTTCGTCGTAATAGGCGAGCTTTTCATATTGGCTTCGGCATTGCTCTCAAAAGAAACGAAAGGAACAGACCTGAAGTCGATAAGCTGA
- a CDS encoding winged helix-turn-helix transcriptional regulator, with amino-acid sequence MASTIKAHKSANSRNFCQLQRMLDLHELQSGSLEKIVKSNWQITVIFILNAEKEGLFFNEILSKSGLTPRTLSSVLKSLESEKMLTRAVIDSHPIRVKYSITDVGKKLAGTQCPIILLNK; translated from the coding sequence ATGGCAAGCACTATCAAAGCGCACAAAAGCGCCAATTCAAGAAATTTTTGCCAGCTGCAGCGCATGCTGGATTTGCATGAGCTGCAAAGCGGATCGCTCGAGAAGATAGTAAAATCAAACTGGCAGATAACTGTGATCTTTATACTCAACGCAGAAAAAGAAGGCCTGTTCTTCAATGAGATATTGTCCAAATCAGGGCTTACGCCAAGAACGCTTTCGTCGGTGCTCAAATCCCTCGAGTCAGAAAAGATGCTGACAAGGGCAGTAATCGATTCGCATCCTATACGCGTGAAATATTCCATTACTGACGTTGGCAAAAAACTGGCAGGCACCCAATGCCCCATAATATTGCTAAACAAGTAG
- a CDS encoding DUF981 family protein encodes MSVFVDSLAVMLLALGSSAALLAMYFLYAVRQKKTISNLAVPIIGFGLFDAASGFLMSFTWPLPPAYNMLFGDPLLILGMLMVMGGYMLYRNMNLKVLSIFGFFLGIYILIEAVAISNLKLETGADLISSMGLYLSSGLAAILSPLIYLDPKSNNGKWAYYLLAVLLILATFAALFIGYAAIYGHLASPP; translated from the coding sequence ATGTCAGTATTTGTAGATTCGTTGGCTGTGATGCTGCTTGCGCTGGGCTCCAGCGCTGCGCTTCTGGCAATGTATTTTCTTTATGCAGTTAGGCAAAAGAAAACGATAAGCAATCTTGCCGTGCCGATAATTGGCTTTGGTCTGTTTGATGCAGCAAGCGGCTTCCTTATGTCATTCACATGGCCCCTTCCACCAGCATACAACATGCTTTTCGGAGATCCGCTGCTGATTCTGGGCATGCTTATGGTAATGGGCGGCTACATGCTTTATAGGAACATGAACCTGAAAGTGCTTTCCATATTTGGGTTCTTCCTAGGCATATACATTTTAATAGAGGCTGTTGCCATATCCAACCTAAAGCTGGAAACAGGCGCAGACCTGATAAGCTCTATGGGGCTTTATCTGTCTTCAGGGCTTGCAGCGATACTGTCTCCGTTGATATATCTGGACCCAAAGAGCAATAACGGAAAATGGGCCTACTATCTGTTGGCAGTACTACTTATATTGGCAACGTTTGCCGCATTGTTCATAGGTTATGCTGCAATATATGGGCATCTTGCCTCGCCCCCATAA
- a CDS encoding vitamin K epoxide reductase family protein: MSNRDLAILTIMSIIGLIASGVVIYELYVLHHPPPFCVLNTTLVSTPFNCMKVLTSSYANVFGVSLDFVASLWFIINITLVFMLLYFAKPMAKRVFYALFVWRFLGLAIVPYLIYLEFFVVHSICLYCTIMHGAIIIDFIIVSYFLFSKHSRIRAALFQSAPKISLHQ, translated from the coding sequence ATGTCAAACAGGGATTTGGCCATACTTACTATAATGTCAATAATAGGGCTTATTGCTTCTGGGGTAGTGATATACGAGCTCTATGTCCTACACCATCCGCCGCCATTTTGCGTACTGAATACTACGCTGGTGTCTACACCATTCAACTGCATGAAAGTCCTTACAAGCAGTTATGCAAATGTCTTCGGGGTTTCTCTGGATTTCGTCGCTTCGCTTTGGTTTATCATAAACATTACCCTTGTTTTCATGCTTTTGTACTTCGCTAAGCCAATGGCTAAGCGCGTTTTCTATGCTCTTTTCGTATGGCGCTTCTTAGGCCTGGCAATAGTTCCATATCTGATCTACTTGGAATTCTTCGTAGTGCACTCTATATGCCTGTACTGCACAATAATGCACGGTGCCATAATCATCGATTTCATAATAGTATCATATTTCCTTTTTTCCAAGCATTCAAGGATACGTGCCGCGCTATTCCAAAGTGCGCCAAAAATTAGCCTGCACCAATAG
- the priX gene encoding DNA primase noncatalytic subunit PriX, translating to MATQQEIDIAYKYPFSEEAKRLIAEKGQKQIEYRYVELGKSRLQADIEGKVGYFSIAIDNVKLGYVISYIYARMLASAIGLPQVVDSFAEGEAARSAKAAGYESALGIERLASGLGMHINASGESEFTVSVFDYLKKMPDGNEYKLVNSRLEGGFIVLSRTEAVGLLRGAMKLRILEGMPIPKDTLPKDIIEAAKGISLAKKRQYARPSAGTSWIEKLLATPIPDVRHRVVNLILAPYFVNVKGLDVEEAEKLIIDYIEQCKKLDPNTNISDTYIAYQCNYSKKKGTKPLSFSKAKELLGGMVDFSSE from the coding sequence ATGGCAACGCAGCAGGAAATAGATATTGCCTATAAATACCCGTTTTCAGAGGAAGCTAAAAGGCTTATTGCAGAGAAAGGGCAGAAACAGATAGAATATAGGTATGTAGAGCTTGGAAAGAGCAGGCTGCAGGCAGATATCGAAGGCAAAGTGGGATACTTCAGCATAGCCATAGACAACGTAAAGCTTGGGTACGTTATAAGCTATATTTACGCCAGGATGCTTGCCAGCGCAATCGGGCTGCCGCAGGTAGTTGACAGCTTTGCGGAAGGGGAGGCTGCAAGGTCGGCTAAAGCAGCCGGCTATGAAAGCGCGTTAGGCATTGAAAGGCTTGCTTCTGGGCTGGGCATGCACATAAATGCAAGCGGCGAGAGCGAGTTTACTGTAAGCGTGTTTGATTATCTCAAAAAGATGCCTGATGGCAATGAGTACAAGCTCGTGAACAGCAGGCTTGAGGGCGGTTTCATAGTCCTTTCAAGAACCGAGGCCGTAGGGTTGCTCAGGGGCGCGATGAAATTAAGGATTCTAGAAGGGATGCCGATACCCAAGGATACACTGCCAAAAGACATCATTGAAGCGGCAAAGGGCATAAGTTTGGCAAAAAAGCGCCAGTATGCCAGGCCGAGCGCTGGCACTTCGTGGATAGAAAAGCTTCTTGCTACGCCCATACCTGATGTGAGGCACAGGGTGGTGAATCTCATACTGGCGCCGTACTTCGTAAATGTAAAGGGCTTGGACGTAGAGGAAGCGGAAAAGTTGATAATCGATTATATAGAGCAGTGCAAGAAGCTTGACCCGAATACAAATATAAGCGACACATATATCGCTTACCAGTGCAATTATTCGAAGAAGAAGGGGACAAAGCCATTATCGTTCTCAAAGGCAAAGGAGCTGCTTGGAGGAATGGTTGACTTCAGCTCTGAATGA
- a CDS encoding polyprenyl synthetase family protein — protein MDFLDYIEQHRKQVYEKICEYIPIKEPTEHYKITRDYIDRQGSYRRPGLVMLTAQLYGADPEDVLLPAAAQQLSEDWILIQDDIEDDSELRRGQPALHKKYGIVHAIDASDTGQIAMWRMLKDYILQVGTEKGNRLYEKFYDMMSYTVEGQYVENTFIQDTKDLSKADESLYFRIVDSKTCYYTVYGPMQLGAIAAGQDEKTLDLLKKVGENAGIAFQITDDILDMTADEKKFGKKNFGDLYEGKLTLIMLHSYKSATPEERRKIDAIYRKKRQDKTPEEIEYLKSIIERYDGIGYAKSVAEKYGAKAQELVDQYSDTIPRNEYTDIIISAMQKLYKRDK, from the coding sequence ATGGATTTTTTGGATTATATAGAGCAGCACAGAAAGCAGGTATACGAAAAGATATGCGAATACATACCAATAAAGGAACCTACCGAGCATTACAAGATAACAAGGGACTATATAGACCGCCAAGGCAGCTACAGGAGGCCTGGCCTTGTGATGCTAACAGCCCAGCTGTATGGGGCGGATCCTGAAGACGTGCTTCTTCCAGCTGCAGCACAGCAGCTTTCGGAAGACTGGATACTTATACAGGACGACATAGAAGATGACTCTGAGCTCAGGCGCGGGCAGCCTGCCCTTCATAAGAAATACGGTATCGTGCATGCGATAGATGCCAGCGACACCGGCCAGATAGCTATGTGGCGAATGCTTAAAGATTACATACTGCAGGTAGGCACGGAAAAGGGCAACAGGCTGTACGAAAAATTTTACGACATGATGTCATATACTGTAGAAGGCCAATATGTAGAAAACACTTTCATACAGGATACAAAGGACCTGAGCAAAGCAGACGAAAGCCTTTATTTCAGGATAGTTGACAGCAAGACGTGCTACTACACAGTATACGGCCCGATGCAGCTTGGTGCCATAGCCGCGGGCCAGGACGAGAAGACACTGGACCTGCTTAAAAAGGTAGGCGAGAACGCAGGAATCGCGTTTCAGATAACCGACGACATACTCGATATGACTGCTGATGAGAAGAAATTCGGCAAGAAAAACTTCGGCGACCTTTATGAAGGAAAGCTCACTCTGATAATGTTGCATTCTTATAAGAGTGCAACTCCTGAGGAAAGGCGCAAGATAGACGCAATATACAGAAAGAAGCGCCAGGACAAAACGCCTGAAGAGATCGAGTACCTAAAATCAATAATAGAGAGATATGACGGCATCGGCTATGCAAAAAGCGTTGCAGAGAAATACGGCGCAAAAGCCCAAGAGCTCGTAGACCAATATTCAGATACGATACCGAGAAATGAGTATACCGATATAATAATATCCGCAATGCAGAAGCTTTACAAAAGGGACAAGTAG
- a CDS encoding methyltransferase, which yields MIILSIRDDIKIIECHEVYRPMEDSDLLANAVEKFASGKTLDMGTGTGIQGIIAAKKGCEVTFADISSHAIRCARQNAALNGVSGKFVVSDLFRNVHGRFDTVIFNPPYLESAKLGYKSNDPIKAATDGGIKGRELIDRFIRDSVKHISKNGAVIMVESSVNGYEADAERLKAKIVGKKHMFYEDMVVLYYRR from the coding sequence GTGATTATTCTGTCAATAAGGGACGACATAAAGATCATAGAGTGCCATGAAGTCTACAGGCCTATGGAAGATTCAGATCTTTTGGCAAATGCTGTAGAAAAGTTTGCATCTGGCAAAACGCTTGACATGGGCACAGGCACTGGCATACAGGGCATAATAGCTGCGAAGAAGGGCTGTGAAGTGACTTTCGCTGACATAAGCTCGCATGCAATAAGGTGTGCCAGGCAGAATGCTGCGCTGAACGGCGTTTCAGGCAAATTCGTAGTAAGCGATCTGTTCAGGAATGTGCACGGCAGGTTCGATACTGTTATATTCAACCCTCCATATTTGGAATCGGCCAAACTAGGCTACAAATCAAACGATCCAATAAAGGCAGCAACGGACGGTGGGATAAAGGGAAGGGAACTGATAGACCGCTTTATAAGGGATTCTGTAAAGCATATTTCCAAAAACGGGGCCGTAATTATGGTGGAAAGTTCTGTGAACGGTTATGAAGCCGATGCCGAGCGGCTGAAGGCGAAGATTGTAGGCAAGAAGCACATGTTTTACGAGGATATGGTTGTATTATACTATAGGAGGTGA
- a CDS encoding adenosine-specific kinase translates to MEIESCKIEKDDSWQCVIGHAGFIKTVDDLYQAMASAAPGIKFGIGFDEASGDCLVRFEGNDDELTDAAKQAAYKIGAGHTFVIFFTGAFPINVVGALRNVPEVAEVYCATANPVEVLTAKGSIGKAVIGVVDGYAPKGFEDEEHVKSRRELLKKFGYVP, encoded by the coding sequence TTGGAGATAGAATCTTGCAAAATAGAGAAGGATGATTCCTGGCAGTGCGTGATAGGGCATGCAGGATTCATAAAGACAGTCGATGACCTGTATCAGGCGATGGCTTCGGCTGCTCCAGGTATAAAGTTTGGGATAGGCTTTGATGAAGCCAGCGGAGACTGCCTGGTAAGGTTTGAAGGGAACGACGATGAGCTTACCGATGCTGCGAAACAAGCAGCATACAAGATAGGGGCAGGGCACACATTTGTCATATTTTTCACAGGTGCATTTCCAATAAATGTAGTTGGGGCGCTGAGAAACGTCCCAGAGGTTGCAGAGGTATACTGCGCCACGGCAAATCCTGTAGAAGTGCTTACAGCAAAGGGCAGCATTGGAAAAGCAGTTATAGGCGTTGTAGACGGTTACGCGCCGAAAGGCTTCGAAGACGAGGAGCACGTAAAGAGCAGGCGCGAGCTTCTGAAAAAGTTTGGCTATGTGCCGTGA
- a CDS encoding aldo/keto reductase: MEYTTLGKTTVRISAIGIGTWKIPNGSEQAVRVLRHAFENGINFVDTAEMYANEETVGKAIEGQDGIFMATKVSPAHFHYDDVIEACKRSISRLGVKSIGLYQLHWPNNRIPIAETMKAMEWLRDENLIDNIGVSNFSVDEMVAAQEALDHSKIVSNQVEYSFMVRDAENGLLDFCNKESITLIAYSPLGRGAIRKGTKEYETLSEIGNKYGKSAAQVALNYLISGGAVVPIPKSLQIDHLDENLGAVGWRLSKQDYEKLRIADGAQKKPLAGRMLKAFLKNTTAWSVLMEKVEKRRKK, from the coding sequence ATGGAATATACAACGCTTGGAAAAACAACTGTTAGGATTTCGGCAATAGGCATAGGAACATGGAAAATACCCAACGGCTCAGAGCAAGCTGTACGCGTGCTCAGGCACGCATTCGAGAATGGAATAAATTTCGTAGATACTGCAGAGATGTACGCAAACGAGGAAACAGTCGGTAAAGCGATAGAAGGACAGGACGGCATATTTATGGCAACTAAGGTCTCACCTGCACATTTCCACTATGACGATGTAATAGAAGCCTGCAAGCGAAGCATAAGCAGGCTAGGGGTGAAAAGCATAGGCTTATACCAATTGCATTGGCCCAATAACCGCATACCAATAGCAGAGACAATGAAAGCAATGGAATGGCTTAGAGACGAAAATCTGATAGATAACATAGGGGTGAGCAACTTTTCAGTAGACGAGATGGTCGCTGCACAAGAAGCGCTGGACCATAGCAAAATCGTTTCGAACCAGGTAGAATACAGTTTTATGGTCCGCGATGCTGAAAACGGGCTGCTCGATTTCTGCAACAAAGAATCCATAACGCTGATAGCCTACAGCCCGCTTGGGAGGGGCGCAATAAGGAAAGGCACGAAAGAGTATGAAACGCTCTCGGAAATAGGAAACAAGTATGGAAAATCTGCGGCGCAGGTGGCTCTGAACTACCTGATTAGCGGTGGTGCCGTTGTGCCAATACCCAAATCGTTGCAGATAGATCATCTTGATGAAAACTTGGGTGCAGTGGGATGGAGGCTGTCAAAACAGGATTACGAAAAGCTAAGGATTGCAGATGGCGCACAAAAAAAGCCGCTTGCTGGGCGCATGCTTAAAGCATTTCTGAAAAACACCACGGCTTGGTCTGTATTGATGGAAAAGGTGGAAAAGCGCAGGAAAAAATGA
- a CDS encoding GTP-binding protein, translating into MSMRHITILGHKDHGKSTLIGSILIATGSASPERVEEAKTASARLKRKFEPAYMLDSFAEEREGGLTIDTTRAQFEYMGRAFELIDVPGHEELIKNMISGASYADTAILVVSAAPKEGIKSQTKRHVFLANMLGISSFIVAVNKMDMAKYSERTFENIRSGLEDYFASIGIRNANVHYVPISAYNMENITKPSSSMPWYKGMPLLQLLFKNNEGARKAPARILIQGPMGKDSIEAYAGKMLSGSVGPGAKLNVVPAGKSVTVKRLVVKGRDASLAKAGESIVLYAEPRIALPRGCILSSTKRTRSASIISAKVFFVKNFGKSLELRLNGISVKASLQTDKFINTATGKPIESKTARALNAMECILKLSEKVAAEEFTDFKGLSRFLIYSGKGFAGIGTIEKIIG; encoded by the coding sequence ATGTCAATGAGGCACATAACCATACTTGGCCACAAGGACCACGGCAAATCAACGCTCATCGGCTCCATACTCATAGCCACTGGCTCTGCGAGCCCTGAAAGGGTTGAAGAAGCAAAAACCGCAAGCGCAAGGCTAAAGCGCAAGTTTGAACCAGCATACATGCTTGACTCATTCGCTGAAGAGCGCGAGGGCGGGCTGACTATAGATACAACAAGGGCGCAGTTCGAATACATGGGCAGAGCTTTCGAGCTTATAGACGTGCCAGGCCACGAGGAGCTCATAAAGAATATGATAAGCGGGGCATCTTATGCCGATACTGCAATACTTGTGGTTTCCGCAGCGCCAAAAGAGGGCATAAAATCGCAGACAAAAAGGCATGTCTTCCTTGCGAACATGCTTGGCATAAGCTCCTTCATAGTCGCAGTAAACAAAATGGACATGGCAAAGTACTCTGAGCGCACATTTGAAAATATAAGATCAGGGCTGGAAGACTATTTCGCCAGCATAGGCATAAGGAACGCAAATGTGCACTACGTCCCGATATCAGCTTACAATATGGAAAACATAACTAAGCCGTCTAGCAGCATGCCATGGTATAAAGGCATGCCGCTATTGCAGCTGCTTTTCAAAAACAATGAGGGCGCAAGGAAAGCTCCGGCAAGAATACTGATACAGGGGCCGATGGGCAAGGACAGCATTGAAGCCTATGCTGGAAAGATGCTAAGCGGCAGCGTAGGCCCAGGTGCAAAGCTGAATGTTGTCCCTGCAGGCAAAAGCGTAACTGTAAAAAGGCTGGTAGTCAAGGGGCGCGATGCAAGCCTTGCCAAAGCCGGAGAAAGCATAGTCCTCTACGCAGAACCGCGCATTGCCCTTCCTAGGGGATGCATACTCAGCTCCACAAAGCGCACAAGATCAGCCTCCATAATAAGCGCTAAGGTGTTTTTTGTGAAAAATTTCGGCAAGAGCCTGGAGCTCAGGCTAAACGGGATTTCGGTAAAGGCAAGCCTGCAAACTGATAAATTCATAAATACTGCAACTGGCAAGCCCATAGAATCAAAAACTGCAAGAGCACTCAACGCAATGGAGTGCATCCTGAAGCTTTCTGAAAAGGTCGCAGCGGAGGAATTCACCGACTTCAAGGGCCTTAGCAGGTTCCTGATCTACTCAGGCAAGGGCTTCGCAGGCATAGGCACCATAGAAAAGATTATCGGATGA
- the cysD gene encoding sulfate adenylyltransferase subunit CysD, which yields MIEQNVEDLEEKSIFILREAQQKFGNVAALWSMGKDSTTMLAIARKAFLGKIPFPVIHIDNGIDFPETYEFRDRLAKEWNLDLIVKESKIKPEISGYACCGANKTTALKEVMKEYGFDALIVSIRRDEHGIRAKERYMSPRNKDFKWDYKNQPAELWDNYSSKAGKEGHVRIHPLLDWNEIDVWNYIKKEAIPVNPLYFAKNGKRYRSLGCTHCTVPVDSNADTIDKIISELRNTKVEERSGRQQDKETAYIMEKLRALGYM from the coding sequence ATGATAGAGCAAAATGTTGAAGACTTGGAAGAAAAAAGCATTTTTATATTGAGGGAAGCGCAGCAGAAATTCGGCAATGTCGCTGCCTTATGGAGCATGGGAAAAGACAGCACAACAATGCTCGCCATAGCAAGGAAGGCCTTTCTAGGAAAGATACCGTTTCCAGTAATACACATAGACAACGGGATAGATTTCCCAGAGACATACGAGTTTAGGGACAGGCTTGCAAAGGAATGGAATCTGGATCTAATAGTCAAGGAGAGCAAGATAAAGCCAGAGATATCTGGATATGCCTGCTGCGGCGCAAACAAAACCACCGCTTTAAAGGAAGTGATGAAGGAATACGGCTTCGATGCGCTAATAGTGTCTATACGCAGGGACGAGCACGGCATCAGGGCCAAAGAGCGCTACATGTCACCCAGAAACAAGGATTTCAAATGGGACTATAAGAACCAGCCTGCGGAACTCTGGGACAATTATTCATCAAAGGCAGGCAAGGAGGGCCATGTCAGGATACACCCATTGCTTGACTGGAACGAAATAGACGTCTGGAATTATATAAAAAAGGAAGCGATACCTGTCAACCCGCTGTATTTTGCAAAAAATGGCAAAAGGTACAGGAGCCTCGGCTGCACGCACTGCACAGTGCCCGTAGACTCAAATGCTGATACTATAGACAAAATAATAAGCGAGCTGCGCAACACAAAAGTCGAGGAGCGCAGCGGCAGGCAGCAGGACAAAGAGACAGCCTATATAATGGAGAAGCTCCGCGCCCTCGGCTACATGTGA
- a CDS encoding CopG family transcriptional regulator: MAKQKVAPRRKYTTITIPTPLFESIKKSIETTGFSSVSDYATYILRETVAEMNGRKKKSSEDASITEKLRALGYIS, translated from the coding sequence ATGGCAAAGCAAAAAGTCGCCCCAAGGCGCAAGTACACAACTATAACCATACCAACACCGTTATTCGAAAGCATAAAGAAAAGCATAGAAACCACAGGTTTTTCATCGGTATCTGACTATGCAACATACATACTGAGAGAAACGGTTGCAGAAATGAACGGCAGGAAAAAGAAGAGCAGCGAAGACGCATCTATAACAGAGAAGCTCCGCGCCCTCGGCTACATAAGCTGA